The following is a genomic window from Leptospira bouyouniensis.
GGTATGCATTCAGTCGTATTGTGCCTTGTTTTGGTTTCCCTTTTTTTTGACGTTCTTCAGGGAGTTCTAATCCGTGGTCACATGCATTTCGTACTAGATGGGTGAGTGGGTCCCCTAATTTTTCGACAATATTTCGATCGAGTTCGGTTTCGTTACCTTCTGTAATGAGGCGAATATCTTTGTGTAATTCTTTACCTAAATCCCTGACAATTCTAGAATATTTTTGAAAACTTTCTCCAATCGGCACCATTCTTAGTTTTAGAGAAATTTCTCTAACTTCATTTAACAGCCGCATGACAACTAGAGATGATTCTTGTAAATTTGGATCATCTGCATCTCCGATGAGTTGGTTCATATTGGCGCAAGATACAACAAGTTCTCCAACCCGATTGATTAAATTATCAATACGTTTTGAATCTACTTTGATAGTGCTTGATTTTAGTGATTCTTTGTTTTGTTCGGTGATTTCAGAAGAAGAATTCGGAATCCCCATGTCTGTTTGTGTGGTTGATGATGAGGCAGAGGGAACTCCCGTTTTTCTTGATTTAATTTCTTCCAGATATTCGAGTAAGCTGTTTTCGTTTAAGATATGGATCTCTTTCCAAAGATTACCTAAGAAAATTTCTTCTTCAGGAAGTTGGTTTGATAAATCAACGAGATCTTCAATCGTAAAACCAGGAGGATAAATATGTAAAAAACTATCTTCTTCGATAAAATTAAATACTTTTTGTACGGACTCTAAATCTTTTTCTGAACTGAAATTGATTTCAAAACCTAAATAATTATTTTCTGGATCATACTCATTTCCCTCAGGTAAGAATTGATCAATTGTTTTTAAAGAGATGATAGTACCAATCTTTTTCAAATACCCAATAAATGAAATTGGATCGAGTCCATGTGAGAATACATTTTGATTAGGTCGAAAGGAGATAAGATAAGATTGAATTCCGTTAGCATTCGAATCTGGCGAAAAATCGTTCGTTTTGTTAGGATTTTTAAGATTTGTTTGATCTTGGATTTCCGACGACATTTGTTTTTTTTGGGGAACTTGTGAAACATTCGCAGATAGAAATGGTTTCATCTCATCTAAGATTCGTTCTCCGAGATTTAGTTTTTCTTGTGGAATTTTTCCTTTCGTTTCATTCAAAACTAAATACAATAAATGGTCTTTTGCCTTTAAAAGGATCTCTGTCAAATGAGATTGGAATTGGATAGTATGCGAGCGCAAATCATCTAAAAGATTTTCCACAACATGTGCAAAGGAGACGGTTGCTTCGAATCCAAACATTCCAGCTGTACCTTTGATTGTGTGGACAGCTCGAAAAATAGCATTTAAATCTTCATCTGTAGGAAGTGTAGTATCTGTACGTAGTAAAATAACTTCCATATCCCTTAGGAGTTCGTCAGATTCGACTAAATACGCTTCTATAACTTCCGTTAAATCCATTAGGATACTTTCCTTGTGCCATAACGGAACTCAACTTCGTTCGCATGTTCTTTTTTTACTTTGATGCGATCTCCAAAAAAAGATACTAAACCAAGTAAATCCAATACCTTTAACACTGCTAAAGAATGATTGGTTAACTCCAAAACTTGATGGTTTGAATTTGTTGTTTTTTTTAAATAAATTAAAAACTGGATCCCTGCAGAATCAATTCTTTCAATTTCCGATAAATCGATTCTGATTTTTTTACCTTTGGGAATTTCCCATTGGTTGCTCAATTCATACCAATCTTTGATAAAAGGTACAGTCAGGTATCCTTTCCAAAAGATACCAAACCCTTCTTGTGATGATTGAATTGTTTGTTTTGGTTCCATCGTTACGGTATTAATTTAGTAATCGTATCCAATAATTCTTCAGGTGAGAAAGGTTTTGTGAGCCAAGCCTTAGCCCCTGCATCCATCCCTTGTTGTTTTTTCTCTGGTTGGGATTCGGTTGTGAGCATAATGATTGGTGTAAATTTAAACTTTGTGTTCTCCTTTACTTTTTTAATAAAACTGATCCCATCCATATTGGGCATATTCATATCAGAAACAATGAGATCAACGGTATTGGTTTCGAGTTGTTTTAGACCTTCTAACCCATCACCCGCTTCAATGAGATCAAAATTTGCATTTTTTAAGTGGACAGAGATGATCTTTCGAAAGACTGCAGAATCATCAATGATTAAGATTTTTCTATTCATTTGGTTTTCCTTTTTATGTTTGGATTGGGAGAAATACTTCTGCAATCACACAGGATGCTTTGATTTCAGTTGTATGGTCAATAGCGTTTCTAATGAAAAACATACCATTGTGTTTGTGTAATAGAAAATCCACCATCGTTAATCCAAGTCCAAGACTGAACTTTTCTTTCTGATAAAAACTTTCGACTGGCGGATGGATTCTATAAAAGGGTTCTACTAGTTTTTTTTCAGAGTGTAGTAGGTGTTTCGCATAATCATCATCGATTATATTGTTCTTTGCTGATAAACAAAAATATCCATCGACAAAGGTGACAAAGATATCAAAATTTGATTTTGTTTTTGAATACTTTATTCCGTTAGTAAAAATTTCATGTAAAATAATTTTGAAATAATTTAAGTCAACTTCTAACGTGACCGTTTGTTTGACAACGGGGAGATTAACTTTAATTTCTTTCTCTTCTAATTCATTTTCGAAATCTTTTACAATATCAGGCAATATCGCAAGTAAAGTTTCACTTGAGACTTTTTGTAATTTTAAATGAGACTGAATCGTTTCAACTGCCAAATCCAATCCTTTTAACATTGATTTGTTGTGATCTTGGTTTTCTGAGATTATGTCCCAATATTCTTTGGGGATGAGATAGTTCCCATTTTCTTCTTTTTTAATTTTTTCAATCGAGTCAATAATTGAAGTCAAAACACCAAGTCCTGAACCTTGCATTAAAGTTGTTTTCAGATTTAAAATTGAATTTAATTCAGCATTAACTTCATTGGTTTTGCGGTGTGACTCTTTGTAATTGAGCCACTCCAATTGACTTTTTAATTCTTTTGATTCTTCATCAATGAGTAGAGCTTCCATGCGTTTTAAGTAGACGTATTCTAATGTTTTTTCCAAACGATCTGCAACAATTTCTACGTGAAGGGGCTTAATTAAATAATCATAAACGCCCATTTTCATGATTTCTATGATTTCTTCTGTCTGGTCGATTGCAGTTTGTACGATAAAAACGGCCCTTGGTTCGATTTTTCGTTGTTCTGCGATGAATGTTTTGCCATCCACCACAGGCATCATCAGGTCCACCAAATAGAGGCTATACTGCTTTTTTTTGGCCATTTCCAGGGCTAGTTCGCCGTTCTCAGCAACCTCATATGCTGCGCCTATTTTTTTACAAATTCCTTCTAAAAGTACCTGATTTTCTTTTTTGTCTTCGATGATTAAAATCGGTTCTTTGGGTCTTCGGAGGTGTTCTGGTTTCAAAACACTATTTTTTGTTGGCTCGATCGGTTGCACCATATAGAATATCGGAGATTGTATTCCAGATTTCTAATTGGTTCAATACCTTTATTTAATATTTTTAGGTATCTTGAGCGTAAAAGTGGAACCTTCGCCGAGATGGGAGCTGAGTTCGATGTTTCCTCCCAATTTTTCAGCCAATCCTTGGGAAATAGAAAGACCAAGACCTGTTCCTTCTATTTTTCCATCCTCGTTTAACCGAGTGAAACTGTGAAAAATTCGGCTTTGGTCTTCTTCCGAAATGCCGGGACCAAAATCTCTGACAGTATAATGCACGTCAGATTCTGACCATTCACAATGTAATTCGACATAAGAGTGATCGCCATATTTAATAGCATTGGAAAGTAAGTTAAGGAGAATTTGTTGGATTTTTCCGCTATCTGACCGTATGTTTTCGGATTGGATTGGTGGAAAAAATCGAATTTCCATGCCTTTCGCTCGGGCTTGAGGTTGGATAAGTTCTAGAGATTGCTTTGCGATTTCTTCTGGTTTGAATTCTGAAATTTGTAGTTTTAATTGTCCCGATTCAATTTTCATTAAATTTAAAATTTCATTGATCATCTTTAAAAGACGAGTTCCACCTGAATAAATGTAATGTAAGTATTCTTTTCCCGTTAAATCATCTTCAGGTAGTTGGATGAGCTTAGAAAATCCAATGATCGAATTGAGTGGTGTACGGAGCTCATGGCTAACATGTGTTAAAAAATCGGTTTTTGCTTTGTAGGCTCGTTCTAATTCTTCTTTAGTCCGACTAAGAGCTAACGTACGTTCGAGGATTAGTGATTCTAAAGTAGATTTGTATCGATTGAGTTCTGTTAAATCCAAATCTCTTTGCACAAACAAACCCAACCAACGACTGACTGTTTGGTAGATAAGTAAATTCTCATGATGGATCACAAAATTGGGTTTGTATTTTTGGAAACCCATGATTCCTAAGAATTGTTTTTCAAATTTCACAGGAATGAGTAAAATCGTTTCAGCCTTTGATTCATCGAAATACCATTTTTCTTTTGTTAACGCATTGTCTTTCTTTAGATAAATGATTTTTCCTTTTTTTAACTTGTGAATCCATCGGTTTAATCCAACTTCTTTCCAATCAAGTGATTTGAATTTTTCTGGTAATAAAGGATATTCTGTCGATTTCCTTTCATTCACCCAAATTTCAAATTTTTGGCTCTCATCTGTTGATATATTTTTTAAGAAAAATAACGAATCCATTTCTGTGAAATACAAAAGTTGGTAAAGAGCTTGAGGTAAACTTTCGCGTATGGATGATTTTTGGATGAGGATTTGGATGGAAGAGGCGACACCTAATTCAAATCGAAGCCTCCAAGCAATTTCTTCTTCTTGTTTTTGTTTGATTGTAATATCACGGATAAAAAATTTTGAATATTGTTTGTTTTCAGAACCGTCATTAAATTCAAAATTTCCAAATGAAGTTTCTAAGATTTTCCCATCTATTTTATAAATAATTTCTGTATTAAAATCATTTTGTTTGATTTTATTTTTTAGAAAACAAGGTAAATCGAATTCGGTTTCTAGTTTTCTAAAGATTGAGTTTTTTAATAGAATTTCGTATGTTTTTTCAATGCAATTGATAACTAAAATGGCCGTACCCGAGTCATTACCCTCAAGCGAAGCCTGAAACAATGACAAAGGGTCTTCGATCATTTTAATATTGTTTTAAAAGTTCTTTCGGAAGTTTGAAGCTCATTGTATCTTCCCGGCTTTCAGGAAATAAAGATACATTTGCTTTTGGAAAATGTTTTAAGATTTCTTCAACAATTTCATCCACTAAAACTTGCGGACTGGATGCACCAGCAGTAATGCCTAAAATTTTAATTCCTGAATCAATGATATGTTTAGGATTTACATCTTCCCTTTTGGAAATTTGAAAGCTCGCCGGTCTCGTTTTTTTTGCCAATTGACAGAGTCGAACGGAATTAGATGAGTTTTCAGCACCGATCACAAGCATCGCATCAACGGACTCTAACATTTTTTGTACAGCATCTTGTCTTTCAGTGGTCGCGTAACAAATGTCATCTTTTTGCGGATGTTCTACAAAAGGAAAAATTTCTTCAATTTTTTTAACAATATTTTTTGTGTCTTCTACCGAGAGAGTGGTTTGCATTAAGTATGTAAGAGCTTTTTCCTTTGAGATTTTATCTTTCAGATTCTCTACATCTTCTGTTGACTCTACGAGAAACATTTGTGCCTCTCCCATGGTACCGATGGCTTCATCATGGCCTCTATGACCAATGTAGATGATTTGGTGTGTATCTTTGATATTTCGTGCTTTTTTGTGGACCCGGGTGACTAGGGGACAGGTAGCATCTCCAATCTTCATTTTTCGATCACTCGCTTCTTTCACGACTTCTGGAGAAACTCCATGTGCAGAGAATACGACTGTGGCACCATCAGGTACCTCACTCAGTTCACTAATGAACTGGATTCCTTTTTTTTTCATTTCTTCCACAACCCTTTGGTTATGGACGATTTCTTTTCGAACATACAGTGGGGTTTCTGGATTTTCTTGAAAAGCCTGTTCTACATAAGAAATTGCATATTTGACACCTGCACAAAAACCTCGTGGGTTAGCTAAATAAACCGTTTCTAACACGAAAAACCTACCTTTTCACTCAAGTTCATTTCCATAGAATTCTTAGGACATATTTTAGAAAAGGGGAAGTTCTATTTTTATTCAAATTTTATTTCATTTTCCCTATTATCCTCCCTACCAGAATGACCGATCCTTATCTTGAAAGGGCCAAGGATGGCCTCTTCGAAAATTCATCAATTTCTTGGGTTCAAGGTGAAAGTCTTGAGCGGTGAGAGAACGGATTCAAGGAGGAACCCGGATGATTATCAACCACAACGTAAGTGCGATCTTTGCACACAGAACTTTGAAGTCTAACGACGCGAACCTGAGCAAAGATATCGAAAAGTTGTCTTCTGGTATGCGTATTAACAAAGCCGGAGATGACGCATCTGGACTTGCAGTGTCTGAGAAAATGAGAACTCAGATTGCTGGTCTTCGACGTGCAGAACAGAATACTGAAGATGGTATGTCCCTCATTCAAACGGCGGAAGGATATCTTCAAGAAACACACGAAATCGTTCAACGTGTTCGTGTACTCGCGGTGCAAGCTGCGAACGGTATCTACTCGGAAGAAGATAGACAACAGATCCAAGTCGAGGTTTCACAGCTAGTGGACGAGATCGATCGTATTGCTTCTCAAGCAGAATTCAACAAAATGAAACTGCTTACAGGAGCTTTTGCTCGTCTCAACCCAACTGCTAGTATGTGGTTCCATATTGGAGCTAACATGCACCAAAGAGAGCGCGTGTACATTGAAACAATGAACACTGCGGCATTGGGATTAAGAAACCCTACGGTTCTTACTTTTATCTCTCTTTCGACTGCAGGTAAAGCAAACTCCGTGATCGGACTTTGTGATGATGCATTAAGAGTAATCTCTAAACAAAGAGCTGACCTTGGTGCTTATTACAACCGTATGGAGCATGCTGCGAAAGGACTTATGAATGCTTATGAAAACACACAAGCTTCTGAGTCTCGTATCCGTGATACTGACATGGCTGAACAAATGACCAGCTTCACGAGATACCAAATCTTAACTCAGGCTGCTACATCTATGCTTGCGCAAGCGAACATGAAGTCTCAGTCAGTGATGAGATTGCTCCAGTAATAGGATAAGAGAAACCAAAGTTCCGGGCAGGGTGGTTGGGGCCTGGTCTTTGGTTTCTCGATTTTCTTTTTTTGATTTCCTTTTCCCCATTCCGATTTAATACTTTCACCTCTGCAAATCTCCTCTTCGTTTTTTTACTTCCCACATTCCAGTTTCATTCAATTTGTTTATTTGAATCTAAAATGAATCCAAGATAAATGTTTTGAAGGATTTCCTATCTGAGTAAAATATTGGTTATTCGATTCCCTTATGAAATTAGAGATTGATTCCGCTTACGAAATTTTAAAACCCATCATCAATCATACTCCCTTACAATTCCATTCCCGATTATCTGAATTGTATCAGGCAAAAATTTACCTCAAAAGGGAAGATTTACAAGTAGTTCGCTCCTATAAAATTAGAGGAGCTTATTTTATGATCCAAAGTTTATCATTGGAAGAACGAAAGAATGGAATTGTATGTGCAAGTGCTGGGAATCATGCCCAAGGTGTTGCGTATTCTTGTCGATTACTCCAAATACAAGGAGTGATTTATATGCCAGAAGTCACTCCCAAACAAAAAATCAATCAGGTACGCATGTTTGGTGGTGAATATATCGAAATCAAATTGGTTGGTGATACGTTTGATGAATGCCAAAGGGAAGCTGTTGACTTTGCCAATGGAAAGAAGATGCCTTTCATTCCTCCATTTGACCATCCTAAGATTATGGAAGGCCAGGGAACAGTTGGAAAGGAAATTGTATCTGAGCTTACAAATATTGATTATTTGTTTTTACCAATTGGTGGTGGAGGATTATGTGCAGGAGTAGGTTCTTATTTTCAAATTCATTCTCCACTGACAAAAATAATTGGTGCAGAACCAATGGGTGCACCTTCTCTGAAAGAAGCTTTGAAATATGGGAAACCAATCTCATTAGAAAAAATTGATAAATTTATCGATGGAGCTGCAGTTAAAAAAGTAGGGGACCTTACATTTCCTATCTGCCAATCTACCTTAAGTGACTTAGTGTTAGTCCCTGAGGGAAAAGTATGTACTACAATTTTAAATTTATATAATTTAGATGCTATTGTGAGTGAACCTGCTGGAGCATTGAGTATTTCCGCCTTGGATGATTATAAAGATGTCATTCGTGGGAAAACTGTCGTTTGTATCCTGAGTGGTGGAAACAATGATATAGACCGAATGCAAGAAATTAAAGAGAGATCCTTACTTTTTGAAGGTTTGAAACAATATTTTATTGTTCGATTTGCCCAAAAACCTGGTGCACTCAAACAATATGTAAATGATATCTTGGGTCCAAATGATGATATTGTACGATTTGAGTTCATCCAAAAACATAATAAAGAATCTGGGCCAGCTCTCATAGGAATTGAATTAAAGTCTAAAGATGATTTTCAAACATTGCTCAATCGAATGAAAAGTTTTAATTTGAATTTTACTTTAATAAACCAGGATGAAAATTTATTTGAATACCTCATTTAGTATCAAATACTATGTTCTGTTTCTATTTTCTAAGGTAAATTTTAGAGGACTATTCTTCCAAATTTATTGATTTTCCTAAAGGAAATTGAAATTAAATCGATACTTTAAATGATCAAACGATCGTCGTACAGCTGAGAAACCCGGAGTGATTGCCGGGTTTTTTGCTAAAACATGAACTTATCTAATTTAAAAATTTTCAAAAACCAGACTCTGATTTATTTTTTTTGCAAAGCATGGTAGATAGGTCGTATTGGGTGGCGGGTGGATAACCCCACCCAGTTCGATTAGGGCGGGGATAGTTTACCTACCGAGTCCGTCTCTTTCACCCTAATATTCAATTTTATGAATATTGAAGATCACTATAATTCCATCGCCAATCCAACTCTTGAAATACATTGTATTCCCTCCTTAATTTTGGTAATCGATGACGGAAGTTGATGGTTTCCAGTTTTAATAAGTTTTAATAGTAGTTTGTGATTTGTGATAATCCAAATACATTTGAATGATACAAAACCACGGTTCCAGGATGGACGTTTTCGATTAGGCTCGTATGACAAACAACGCGAGAGTCGCAAAAAGGTTTGGAAACAACTTAATTTGTCTTGTACGATTAAAAAATGCTCTATGTAAAACTTTGATTCGCTCAAATTCACAAAAATCTTCAAAATCTTTGCCTGACAAATAATGTAGGTTTGGTGTGTCATACCAATGGAAAGGCATTAAATCTGTAACTGGAGTTTTACCGCTAAGAAGGATCGATGTGCGAATTTGCCAATGTGAAAAATTGGGAAACACGATGATTACTTGTTTCCCAATTCTTAAACACTCTTTGATGATATCACCAGGATTTAAAGTTTGTTGGATTGTTTGGTTTAAGATGACAAAATCAAAACTGTGATCTAAATGATGTTTTAGACCGTCGTCAATATCGCCATGATGCACATATAAACTTTTTTTAACACATTGAATGATACACTTATCGTCTTTTTCGATTCCTTGTACACGAACACCTTTGTTTTTTAAAATTAACATCAGCTCGCCGTAACCACATCCTAAATCTAAAACTCTTTCACCTGGTTTGATTAAGTTGGCTATATAGGAAATATCTGGTCTGTTTTTTAAGTCCATTCCAAGTGCTTCATTTGTGTGGATGTTCAAAAGAAAGCTCCTTCATCTGTCGCACTTAAAAAGTCTCTAAGGATTGAGTCTTGTTCTTCGCTGGGAAGAAGAAAACTATCGTGACCAGCAGGATTATTTAATTCGATGAAACTTACAGGTACTGCATTCACTTCCAAAGATTTGACAATTTCTTCAGATTGGTATGGAGGGTATAACCAATCAGATGTATAAGCAATGACTAAAAAACGACACCTAACTTTAGCGAGTATTTTTGTAAGTTCCTTTCCAGTTCCTAAACTAAAATGATCCAATGCTTTTGTGACGTAAATATAAGAATTGGCATCGAAACGATCGACAAAGGATTCTCCTTGGTAAATGAGGTAACTTCCCACAGCAAAGTCAGTTGATTGGATATTCCCTTTTGGCGGTTTACGTCCAAATTTTTCTCTCATCATCTCGTCACTTAAATATGTGATGTGTCCCATCATTCGGGCGAGTGCCAATCCCTTCGATGGTCGATTTTCTTGGTTATATAAACCTTGGTTCCAATTCGGATCTGAGAGGATTGCTTGTCTTCCAACTTCATTGAATGCGATTTGT
Proteins encoded in this region:
- a CDS encoding chemotaxis protein CheA translates to MDLTEVIEAYLVESDELLRDMEVILLRTDTTLPTDEDLNAIFRAVHTIKGTAGMFGFEATVSFAHVVENLLDDLRSHTIQFQSHLTEILLKAKDHLLYLVLNETKGKIPQEKLNLGERILDEMKPFLSANVSQVPQKKQMSSEIQDQTNLKNPNKTNDFSPDSNANGIQSYLISFRPNQNVFSHGLDPISFIGYLKKIGTIISLKTIDQFLPEGNEYDPENNYLGFEINFSSEKDLESVQKVFNFIEEDSFLHIYPPGFTIEDLVDLSNQLPEEEIFLGNLWKEIHILNENSLLEYLEEIKSRKTGVPSASSSTTQTDMGIPNSSSEITEQNKESLKSSTIKVDSKRIDNLINRVGELVVSCANMNQLIGDADDPNLQESSLVVMRLLNEVREISLKLRMVPIGESFQKYSRIVRDLGKELHKDIRLITEGNETELDRNIVEKLGDPLTHLVRNACDHGLELPEERQKKGKPKQGTIRLNAYHEAGSVVIEVSDDGNGISKEKVWKKGIEKGIVYGELPDSDEEVYKLLFHPGFSTASQITNVSGRGVGLDVVYQNIESLRGSITVKSIPSKGSVFILRLPLTLAIIEGFLVAVGKSHFIIPMEMVLECLHFSDDHKTESNQFFALRGNLIPFLRLKDYYPCDSRSDISRENIVIVRNGEKKAGIVVEELLGEYQTVIKPMGSVFRHVKGVSGSSILGDGNVALIIDVPSLFERTITIENQKLFSHRG
- a CDS encoding STAS domain-containing protein — its product is MEPKQTIQSSQEGFGIFWKGYLTVPFIKDWYELSNQWEIPKGKKIRIDLSEIERIDSAGIQFLIYLKKTTNSNHQVLELTNHSLAVLKVLDLLGLVSFFGDRIKVKKEHANEVEFRYGTRKVS
- a CDS encoding response regulator, with translation MNRKILIIDDSAVFRKIISVHLKNANFDLIEAGDGLEGLKQLETNTVDLIVSDMNMPNMDGISFIKKVKENTKFKFTPIIMLTTESQPEKKQQGMDAGAKAWLTKPFSPEELLDTITKLIP
- a CDS encoding ATP-binding response regulator, which codes for MVQPIEPTKNSVLKPEHLRRPKEPILIIEDKKENQVLLEGICKKIGAAYEVAENGELALEMAKKKQYSLYLVDLMMPVVDGKTFIAEQRKIEPRAVFIVQTAIDQTEEIIEIMKMGVYDYLIKPLHVEIVADRLEKTLEYVYLKRMEALLIDEESKELKSQLEWLNYKESHRKTNEVNAELNSILNLKTTLMQGSGLGVLTSIIDSIEKIKKEENGNYLIPKEYWDIISENQDHNKSMLKGLDLAVETIQSHLKLQKVSSETLLAILPDIVKDFENELEEKEIKVNLPVVKQTVTLEVDLNYFKIILHEIFTNGIKYSKTKSNFDIFVTFVDGYFCLSAKNNIIDDDYAKHLLHSEKKLVEPFYRIHPPVESFYQKEKFSLGLGLTMVDFLLHKHNGMFFIRNAIDHTTEIKASCVIAEVFLPIQT
- a CDS encoding sensor histidine kinase: MIEDPLSLFQASLEGNDSGTAILVINCIEKTYEILLKNSIFRKLETEFDLPCFLKNKIKQNDFNTEIIYKIDGKILETSFGNFEFNDGSENKQYSKFFIRDITIKQKQEEEIAWRLRFELGVASSIQILIQKSSIRESLPQALYQLLYFTEMDSLFFLKNISTDESQKFEIWVNERKSTEYPLLPEKFKSLDWKEVGLNRWIHKLKKGKIIYLKKDNALTKEKWYFDESKAETILLIPVKFEKQFLGIMGFQKYKPNFVIHHENLLIYQTVSRWLGLFVQRDLDLTELNRYKSTLESLILERTLALSRTKEELERAYKAKTDFLTHVSHELRTPLNSIIGFSKLIQLPEDDLTGKEYLHYIYSGGTRLLKMINEILNLMKIESGQLKLQISEFKPEEIAKQSLELIQPQARAKGMEIRFFPPIQSENIRSDSGKIQQILLNLLSNAIKYGDHSYVELHCEWSESDVHYTVRDFGPGISEEDQSRIFHSFTRLNEDGKIEGTGLGLSISQGLAEKLGGNIELSSHLGEGSTFTLKIPKNIK
- the ispH gene encoding 4-hydroxy-3-methylbut-2-enyl diphosphate reductase translates to MLETVYLANPRGFCAGVKYAISYVEQAFQENPETPLYVRKEIVHNQRVVEEMKKKGIQFISELSEVPDGATVVFSAHGVSPEVVKEASDRKMKIGDATCPLVTRVHKKARNIKDTHQIIYIGHRGHDEAIGTMGEAQMFLVESTEDVENLKDKISKEKALTYLMQTTLSVEDTKNIVKKIEEIFPFVEHPQKDDICYATTERQDAVQKMLESVDAMLVIGAENSSNSVRLCQLAKKTRPASFQISKREDVNPKHIIDSGIKILGITAGASSPQVLVDEIVEEILKHFPKANVSLFPESREDTMSFKLPKELLKQY
- a CDS encoding flagellin, translated to MIINHNVSAIFAHRTLKSNDANLSKDIEKLSSGMRINKAGDDASGLAVSEKMRTQIAGLRRAEQNTEDGMSLIQTAEGYLQETHEIVQRVRVLAVQAANGIYSEEDRQQIQVEVSQLVDEIDRIASQAEFNKMKLLTGAFARLNPTASMWFHIGANMHQRERVYIETMNTAALGLRNPTVLTFISLSTAGKANSVIGLCDDALRVISKQRADLGAYYNRMEHAAKGLMNAYENTQASESRIRDTDMAEQMTSFTRYQILTQAATSMLAQANMKSQSVMRLLQ
- the ilvA gene encoding threonine ammonia-lyase yields the protein MKLEIDSAYEILKPIINHTPLQFHSRLSELYQAKIYLKREDLQVVRSYKIRGAYFMIQSLSLEERKNGIVCASAGNHAQGVAYSCRLLQIQGVIYMPEVTPKQKINQVRMFGGEYIEIKLVGDTFDECQREAVDFANGKKMPFIPPFDHPKIMEGQGTVGKEIVSELTNIDYLFLPIGGGGLCAGVGSYFQIHSPLTKIIGAEPMGAPSLKEALKYGKPISLEKIDKFIDGAAVKKVGDLTFPICQSTLSDLVLVPEGKVCTTILNLYNLDAIVSEPAGALSISALDDYKDVIRGKTVVCILSGGNNDIDRMQEIKERSLLFEGLKQYFIVRFAQKPGALKQYVNDILGPNDDIVRFEFIQKHNKESGPALIGIELKSKDDFQTLLNRMKSFNLNFTLINQDENLFEYLI
- the metW gene encoding methionine biosynthesis protein MetW — its product is MDLKNRPDISYIANLIKPGERVLDLGCGYGELMLILKNKGVRVQGIEKDDKCIIQCVKKSLYVHHGDIDDGLKHHLDHSFDFVILNQTIQQTLNPGDIIKECLRIGKQVIIVFPNFSHWQIRTSILLSGKTPVTDLMPFHWYDTPNLHYLSGKDFEDFCEFERIKVLHRAFFNRTRQIKLFPNLFATLALFVIRA